Part of the Paracoccus sp. MC1862 genome, GGCACGCCCACGATGGGTGGCATTCTGATCCTGTCGGCGCTGTTCATCTCGACCCTGCTTTGGGCGAGGCTCGACAACGGTTATGTCTGGGTCGTGCTGCTGGTGACGGCGGGTTTCGCGGCCATCGGCTTCGCGGACGACTATGCCAAGGTGACCAAGCAGCACCACGCGGGACTTTCGGGCCGTATCCGCATGGCGATCGGCCTTGCGATCGGCGCGCTGGCCGGGATCGCGGTCGCCTGGCTGAACCCGGACCCGCTGTCGGGGCAACTGGCGCTGCCCTTCCTCAAGAACGTGCTGATCGACCTCGGTATCTTCTTCATCCCCTTCGCCATGCTGGTGATCGTGGGCGCGGCCAACGCGGTGAACCTGACCGACGGGCTGGACGGGCTGGCGATCGGCCCGGTGATGATCGCCGCCTGCACCTTCGGGATCATCGCCTATCTCGTCGGCAACGCGAATTTTGCCAACTACCTCGGCGTCCACTTCGTCCCCGGCACCGGAGAGATCGCGGTCTTCGTCGCCGCCCTGATTGGCGGCGGCCTGGGGTTCCTGTGGTACAACGCCCCCCCCGCCGCCGTCTTCATGGGCGACACCGGCTCGCTCGCCCTTGGCGGGGCGCTTGGCGCCATCGCGGTCTGCATCAAGCACGAGATCGTCCTTGCCATCGTCGGCGGGTTGTTCGTGGTCGAGGCGCTGTCGGTCATCATCCAGGTCGCCCATTTCAAGCGCACGGGCCGCCGCGTCTTCCTGATGGCCCCGATCCACCACCATTTCGAGAAGAAGGGCTGGGCCGAGCCGCAGATCGTCATCCGTTTCTGGATCATCGCGGTGATCTTGGCGCTGATCGGGCTCAGCACGTTGAAGCTGCGCTAGAATGGCATCGAATTCTCTCAACGCTGTCGATGAAGTCTGCGCACGATTGACACGGTTGATCGGTGTAAGTGCCGCTGCCGGCTTGGTGGCCAGCAGGGATGGGCTAAATTGGGATGAGATGGCCGGCGAGTTTGGTCTCGCTACCATCGGGCTGGACGGTGCAGTCGCCGCCTTGGCCGCTCTTGTCCTTATCCTCTTGGCGCTTGCCCAAAGTTTCGCCCTTATAGTGCTGATAGGCGAGAAGATCGGCCCGCCCGTAAGGCGCTGGGGACGCTTGGCCAAGTTGCTTGCCCTGCCATTCCTTTTCGCTATCTGCCTCGTCATGGGGATCGTCATCACTGAAGTCCGCGAACTCGCCATGAGTATGTCACCATGATCCCCGTGCAAGGCGTTCAGAACCAGACCGTCGCCGTCCTTGGCCTCGGCCGCTCCGGCCGGGCCACCGCCGCCGCCTTGCGCGAGGGCGGCGCAAATGTCGTCGCCTGGGACGACAGCGCCGAGACGCGGGCGCAGGCCGAGGCCGAAGGGCTAACGCTCACTGACCTGACCCGCGATGCTGGCTGGCGGGACCGGATCGACGCGCTCATCACCTCGCCCGGCATCCCGCATCTCTACCCCCGCCCGCATCCGGCCATCACGCAGGCGTTGCGCCGAGGCGTACCGGTAGACAACGACATCGGCCTGTTCTTCCGCAGCTTCGGCGCGCTCGACTGGGATGCGTTCGATGTGGCCCCGCGGGTGATCTGCGTCACCGGCTCGAACGGCAAGTCCACGACGACCGCCCTGATCCACCATATCCTGCAGGCCGCGGGCCGGCCCACCCAGATGGGCGGCAATATCGGCACCGGGGCCCTCTCGCTGGAACTGCCGGTGGATGGCGAGGTGGTGGTGCTGGAACTGTCCTCCTACCAGACCGACCTTGCCCGCGCGCTGACGCCGGACGTGGCGGTGTTCACCAACCTGTCGCCCGACCACATGGACCGACATTCCGGCTTTGGCGGCTATTTCGCGGCCAAGCGGAGGCTGTTCTCGGAAGGCGGCCCCGACCGCTGCGTGATCGGCGTGGACGAGGACGAGGGGCGCTACCTCGCCAACCAGATGGGGCAGGGGCCGCAGGACGACCGGGTGATCCGCGTCTCGGTCGAGGACAAGCTCGACGGCTTCGGCTGGTCGGTGTCGGCGCGCAAGGGCTTCCTGTCGGAATGGCGCAAGGGGCGGCAGGTGGCCTCCATCGACCTGCGCGGGATCACGGGCCTGCCCGGCGCCCACAACCACCAGAACGCCTGCGCCGCCTATGCCGCCTGCCGCAGCATCGGCCTTGCCCCGCGCGACATCGAGACCGCCTTCCACAGCTTCGCGGGCCTGCCGCACCGCAGCCAGACGGTGGCCGAGATCGGCGGCGTGCGCTGGGTGAACGATTCCAAGGCCACCAACGTCGATTCCGCGGAAAAGGCGCTGATGGCCTTCGACAACATCCGCTGGATCGCGGGCGGCATGGGGAAGGACGGCGGCATCGCCGCTCTGGCGCCGCTGTTCGGGCATATCCGCAAGGCCTACCTGATCGGCCATTCGGCCCGCGACTTCGCGCTGCAACTTTCGGACACCCCTCACGAGGTCGTCGAGACGATGGAGGCCGCCGTCGCCCGGGCGGCCGCGGAGGCCGAGCCCGGGGACACGGTGCTGCTCGCCCCGGCATCGGCCAGCTTCGATCAGTATCCGAACTTCGAGAAACGCGGCGAGCATTTCACGGCGCTGGTTCAGGCCTTGCCGCGTTAGGGGGCTTCGGCCTCCCCCAGAGGTATTTGGGCCAGAAAGAAGCCCTTGCGGCTTGCCGGGCGTCATCGCCGGATGCAGGCTGGCGGCGGCAAACTGGAGGGGCCGATGAACGGAAGATGCGTCTGCGGCGCGGTGAGCTACCGGCTCGACCAGCCGCCGCTGTTCACCCACTGCTGCCATTGCAGCTGGTGCCAGCGAGAGACCGGCAGCGCATTCGCCGTCAATGCGCTGATCGAGACCGCGCATGTCCATCTGTCCGGGCCGGTCGAGGAGCGGACGATCCCCTCGGCCTCGGGCAAGGGGCAGATCCTCGTGGCATGCGCCAATTGCCGCACGACGATCCTCAGCCATTATGGTGGGATGCGGCGGGCAGTCGCCTTTGTCCGCACCGGTACGCTGGACGATCCCGGCGCGGTGCCGCCCGACATCCACATCTATGTGACCACCCGACGGCCCTGGGTGATCCTGCCCGAGGGCGTGCCGGCCATGCCCGGCTATTACCGCGCCTCGGAACACTGGCCCGCGGCGGCGCTGGCACGCCGCGATGCGATGCGGCAGGCGCAGCCCTCCGGTTCCTGACGGCCGGGCGGGCAGGGCGGCTGATCGCGCAAACATTTCTGGCTTCACCGCGCCTTCCGCGCTATCTTCCTGCCCAGATCCGGGCCGAACCGGACGCAGGCAGAGGCAGTGACAGCGGTGAACCCATGACCGAGATGGTCTACGGCGCCACGCCCGTGCGCGTGGGCGACCCCATTCTTCCACGCTGGTGGCGGACGGTGGACAAGTGGGCGCTGGCCAGCGTGCTGGCGCTGTTCGCGCTGGGGTTGCTGCTGGGCCTCGCCGCATCCGTGCCACTGGCGGAACGCAACAACCTGCCCGCCTTCTACTATGTCACCCGCCAAGCCGCCTTCGGGGGCATGGCGCTGGGGGTGATGCTGGTCATCTCGATGCTGTCGCCGGTGCAGGTGCGCCGCCTTGGCGTGCTGCTGTTCATCGGGGCGTTCCTGACCGTCGCCGCGCTGCCGGCGATCGGCACCGATTTCGGTAAGGGCGCGACGCGCTGGCTGTCGCTCGGCTTTGCCTCCGTCCAGCCGTCCGAGTTCCTCAAGCCCGGCTTCATCGCGATCTGCGGCTGGTTCATGGCCTCGGCCCAGGCGGTGGGCGGGCCGCCGGGCAAGCTTTATTCGTTCTTCATCGCGGGCGCCGTCATCGTCATGCTGGCGCTGCAGCCGGACTTCGGCCAGGCATCGCTGGTGCTGTTTTCCTGGCTGGTGATGTATTTCGTCGCCGGTGCGCCGGTGGTGCTGATCGCGGGCACGGTCGGGCTGGCCGGGATCGGGGGCATGTTCGCCTATGCCAACAGCGAGCATTTCGCCCGTCGCATCAACGGCTTCCTGTCGAATGACGTCGATCCCCGCACTCAGATCGGCTATGCCACCAACGCCATCCAGGAGGGCGGCTTCTTCGGCGTCGGCGTCGGCGAGGGCACGGTCAAATGGTCGCTGCCGGACGCGCATACCGACTTCATCATCGCCGTCGCGGCCGAGGAATACGGCTTCGTCATGGTCATGGCGATCATCGCGCTTTACTGCGCCATCGTCGTGCGCTCGCTGTGGCGGCTGCTGGAGGAACGCGACCCCTTTGCCCGCATCGCCGGCACCGGGCTTGCCTGCGCCTTCGGCGTGCAGGCGCTGATCAACATGGGCGTGGCGGTGCGGCTGCTGCCGGCCAAGGGGATGACGCTGCCCTTCGTCAGCTATGGCGGCTCGTCGGTGATCGCCTCGGGGATCACGCTGGGGATGCTGCTGGCGCTGACCCGGACGCGGCCGCAGAACGCCCTGGCGGACGTGCTGGGGCGGCCGGGCCGATGAGCGGAAGGCTCGCCCTGATCGCAGCGGGGGGAACTGGCGGGCATATGTTCCCCGCGCAGGCGCTGGCCGAACGGCTGCTGGCCGCGGGCTGGCGGGTGAAGCTGTCCACTGACGAACGGGGCGCGCGCTATGCCGGGGGCTTCCCGCCCGAGGTCACGCGAGAGATCCTGCGTTCCGCCACCACGGCGCGGGGCGGGCTTCTGGGCAAGCTGTCCGCGCCGCTGCGGATCGGGCAGGGGCTTGCGGGGGCCGTCCGCGTCATGCGCCGCGATCGTCCTGCGGTGGTGGTGGGCTTCGGCGGCTATCCGACGATTCCCGCGATGGGGGCGGCGCTGGCGCTGGGCCTGCCGCGGATGATCCATGAGCAGAACGGCATCATGGGCCGGGTGAACCGCATCTTCGCCCGCCGGGTGGACCGGGTCGCCTGCGGCACATGGCCGACCGACCTGCCGAAGGGGGTCAGGGGCCTGCATGTCGGCAACCCGGTGCGGCAGGCCGTGCTGGACCGGGCAGGCGCCCCCTATCAGCCGCCTGGCGACGGCGCGCTGAAGCTGCTGGTGATCGGCGGCAGTCAGGGCGCCCGGGTACTGTCGCAGACCGTGCCCGCCGCCGTGGCCGCCCTGCCGGACGAGTTGCGTGCGCGGCTGCAGGTCAGCCATCAGGCCCGCGCCGAGGATGCCGGGCGCGTCACCCGCGCCTATGCGGACGCGGGGATACGGGCCGAGGTGCAGCCCTTCTTCACCGACGTGCCGGAACGGCTTGCGGCCTGCCAGCTTGTCGTCAGCCGGGCCGGGGCGTCGTCCATCGCCGACATCACCGTGATCGGGCGGCCCGCGATCCTGATTCCCTATGCGGCGGCTGCGGGCGACCACCAGACCGCCAACGCCCGCGCATTGGCGGAAACCGGCGCAGCGGTCGTCTTGCCCGAATCCGTGCTGGACGCGGACAGCCTGACGCGCGATCTGCGGGCGATCCTGACGGACGCATCCCGCGCCCGCCGGATGGCGGAAGCCGCGCTCTCCTTGGGCCGCCCCGACGCGGCGGCCCGCCTGCATGACCTTGTGACGGAACTGACCCCATGAACGCAGCCACCAAGCTTCCCGGAGAACTCGGGCGGATCCATTTCGTGGGCATCGGCGGCATCGGCATGTCCGGGATCGCCGAGGTGCTGATGACGCTGGGCTACACGGTTCAGGGTTCGGACGCGAAACGGTCCAAGATCACCGACCGGCTGGAAAAGCTGGGCGCCACCGTCTTCGAGGGTCAGCGGGCCGAGAACATCGGGGACGCGGGCGTGGTCGTGATCTCGACCGCCATCAGGAAGGGCAACCCCGAGCTTGAGGAGGCGCGACGCCGCGGCCTGCCCGTCGTCCGCCGGGCCGAGATGCTGGCGGAACTGATGCGGCTGAAATCCAACATCGCCATCGCGGGCACCCACGGCAAGACGACCACCACGACGATGGTGGCGACTCTGCTGGATGCGGGCGGGCTGGACCCCACGGTCATCAACGGCGGCGTGATCCACGCCTATGGGTCCAACGCGCGGGCGGGCGCGGGCGAGTGGATGGTGGTCGAGGCCGACGAATCGGACGGCAGCTTCAACCGCCTGCCCGCGACCATCGCCATCGTCACCAACATCGACCCCGAGCACATGGAGCACTGGGGGTCCTTCGACGCGCTGCGCAAGGGCTTCACCGACTTCGTGTCGAACATCCCCTTCTATGGCCTCGCCGTCTGCTGCACCGACCACCCCGAGGTACAGAGCCTCGTCGGCCGCGTCACCGACCGCCGCGTCGTGACCTTCGGCTTCAACGCCCAGGCCGACGTGCGCGCCGTGAACCTGCGCTATGAGGACGGAATCGCCCATTTCGACGTGGCCCTGCAGGGCGAGCGCGACGAGACCGGCGAGGTCCCCATGATCGAGGGCTGCACCCTGCCGATGCCGGGCGACCACAACGTCTCGAACGCGCTGTCTGCGATTGCCGTGGCGCGGCACCTCGGGCTGAAACGCGCGCAAATCCGGGATGCCCTGGCGGCTTTCGCCGGGGTGGGGCGGCGCTTCACCAAGGTGGGCGAGGTGAATGGCGTCACCATCATCGACGACTACGGCCACCACCCGGTGGAAATCGCCGCCGTCCTGAAGGCCGCACGGCAGGCGACCAAGGGCCGGGTGATCGCGGTCCACCAGCCGCACCGCTATTCGCGGCTGTCGAGCCTGTTCGACGATTTCTGCACCTGCTTCAACGAGGCCGACGTCGTCGCCATCGCCGAGGTCTATTCGGCCGGCGAGGACCCGATCCCCGGCGCCTCGCGCGACGATCTGGTCGCCGGGCTGATCGCCCATGGTCACCGCCATGCCCGCGCGGTGATGGACGAATCGGACCTTGAACGGCTCGTCCGGGAACAGGCGCGGCCGGGCGACATGGTGGTCTGCCTCGGCGCCGGGACGATCAGCGCCTGGGCCAACGGGTTGCCCGAACGGCTGACGCTGAAGGCGGCCTGAGGGCATGATCGGGGACTATGCCCTGCCGGCGGCCTTGGCAGTGACTCTGCCGGGAGTGCTTGCCTGGCTCGCCGGCAGGCGCTTCGGCCTTGCGGGGCTGCTCGCCGTGATGATCTTCATCGGCGTGATCGCGGTCATCGGCTGGAACCTGACCCGCGACGTGCTGACGGGCGACGACCAGCTGCGCCGGTCGTCGATCATCTTCTTCGTGGTGGTGCCGGGGATCGTCTCGGTCGTGCTTGGCGCCATCGCCGGGTTCTGGGAGGCGCACCGGCGGCGCTTGTGACCACCGCAGCAGGGGGGCTTTCCGCCCCCATCGCCTGCCGCGATATCTGAGACCGTCAGAAAGGCGTAGGGAGGGGCTCTGATTGCCTTCGGCTGCCTCGATCAAGACGGCCCCGAGAATGTTCAGGGCCGCCTAAAGTCCTACTCCCCGCGCGGGAAGCGTTTGCTTTCTTCAAGGATGTCCAGGTTCATGTGGTTCCTCATGTAGCGCTCGGATGCGTCCATGAGCGGCTGGTAGTCCCAGGGAAAATAGGCGCCGTTCCGCAGCGCCTCGTAGACAATCAAGCGGCGGGCCTGGGACTGGCGCACCTCGGCGTCATAGGCGGCAAGGTCCCACTGCGCCTCGGCCCGCGCGCGCAGGCGCGCCAGCGTTCCGGCATGGGCAGGATCGGCCGCAAGGTTCGCCCGCTCGTCCGGGTCCGCATCCAGATTGAAAAGCTGCTCGGGATCGGCAAGGCAGCGGGTGTATTTCCACCGGCCCTCGCGGATGCCGACGATGGGGGAAACCGAGGCTTCCGCCGCATATTCCATCAGCACGGGCTGGGCCGCCGCGCCCGAGGCGACCGCAACCAGCGACTGCCCGTCCGTCCAAGGGGCGATCTTGTCCAGCGAGATGCCGGCGAGTTCCCCCAGCGTCGGCAGCACGTCGATGGTGGAGACGGGTGTGTCCACGCGGCCCGCAGGCATCCCGGGTGCCGCGATCATCAGGGGCACGCGGGCCGAGGGTTCGAAGAGGTTCATCTTGAACCACAACCCGCGCTCACCCAGCATCTCGCCGTGGTCGGACAGGACGACGATGATCGCCTCCTGCCGGGTGTCGCGCAGCACGCCCAGGATCTCGCCGATCTTGTCGTCGATATAGCTGATGTTGGCGAAATAGCCCTGCCGCGCGCGGCGGACCTGTTCCGGGGTGATGTCATATTTCCGCCAGTCGCAGGCGTCGAGGATGCGCCGCGAATGGGGGTCCTGCGCTTCATAAGAAATCGGCGCGGGCGGCTCGAGTTCCGGTGCGCCTTCGTAGAGATCCCAGTAGCGGCGGCGGGCGACGAAGGGGTCGTGCGGATGGGTGAAGCTGACCGTCAGGCACCACGGGCGCGGATTGCCGCCGCGCGACAGGTCGTAAAGCTTGCGGCAGGTATTATAGGCGACCTCGTCGTCATATTCATACTGGTTGGTGATCTCGGCCACGCCCGCGCCGGTGATCGAGCCCATGTTGTGATACCACCAGTCGATACGCTCGCCGGGGCGACGGTAATCCGGGGTCCAGCCGAAATCGGCGGGATAGATGTCGGTGGTCAGCCGCTCCTCGAAGCCGTGCATCTGGTCGGGGCCGACGAAATGCATCTTGCCCGACAGGCAGGTGTGCCAGCCCGCGCGGCGCAGGTGATGGGCATAGGTCGGGATGTCGGAGGCGAACTCGGCCGCGTTGTCATAAACCCGCGTGCGGCGCGGCAACTCCCCCGACATGAAGGCCGCCCGCGCCGGGGCACAAAGGGGCGAGGCCGTGTAGGCATTGGCGAAGCGGGTCGAACGTTCCGCCAGCGCCCGCAGGTTCGGCGCGTGCAGGAAAGGCGCGGGGCCGTCGGGGAACCATGTGCCCGAAAGCTGGTCCGCCATCAGGATCAGGATGTTCGGACGGCTCACTTCAGCACGGCTTCCTTCACGGCGGCAGTGCCGTCGCCGCCTTCCAGCGTGGTGACGCCCGCCATCCAGCGCTCGATCAGGTCGGGCTTGTCGGCAAGGTAGGCCTCTGCCGCCTGCGGCCCGGTCATGGCGCCGTCAAGGATCAGCGCCATCAGCGCGTTTTCCATGTCCACGTCGAAGGTCAGTTGCGTCAGCAGCTTCGCGGCGTTGGGGCACTGGGCGACCCACTCCTTGCGGGCGAGCGTGTGGACGCTGGCGCCGCCAAAGTCTGGGCCGAACTCCGCGTCGCCCCCGGTCAGCCAGGTGATCTCATGCGCCACGTTCATCGGATGCGGCGCCCAGGCGAGGAAGACCGTGGGCGTTCGCTGGCTGTCATTGCGCGCGACCTGCGCCAGCATCGCCTGCTCGCTCGATTCCACCAGTTCCCAGTCGCCCAGG contains:
- the mraY gene encoding phospho-N-acetylmuramoyl-pentapeptide-transferase, with protein sequence MLYWLADLSDNGGVFNLFRYITFRSGAAFFTALIFGFIFGRPLIDWLRVKQKKGQPLREIGPDHVHKGGTPTMGGILILSALFISTLLWARLDNGYVWVVLLVTAGFAAIGFADDYAKVTKQHHAGLSGRIRMAIGLAIGALAGIAVAWLNPDPLSGQLALPFLKNVLIDLGIFFIPFAMLVIVGAANAVNLTDGLDGLAIGPVMIAACTFGIIAYLVGNANFANYLGVHFVPGTGEIAVFVAALIGGGLGFLWYNAPPAAVFMGDTGSLALGGALGAIAVCIKHEIVLAIVGGLFVVEALSVIIQVAHFKRTGRRVFLMAPIHHHFEKKGWAEPQIVIRFWIIAVILALIGLSTLKLR
- the murD gene encoding UDP-N-acetylmuramoyl-L-alanine--D-glutamate ligase yields the protein MIPVQGVQNQTVAVLGLGRSGRATAAALREGGANVVAWDDSAETRAQAEAEGLTLTDLTRDAGWRDRIDALITSPGIPHLYPRPHPAITQALRRGVPVDNDIGLFFRSFGALDWDAFDVAPRVICVTGSNGKSTTTALIHHILQAAGRPTQMGGNIGTGALSLELPVDGEVVVLELSSYQTDLARALTPDVAVFTNLSPDHMDRHSGFGGYFAAKRRLFSEGGPDRCVIGVDEDEGRYLANQMGQGPQDDRVIRVSVEDKLDGFGWSVSARKGFLSEWRKGRQVASIDLRGITGLPGAHNHQNACAAYAACRSIGLAPRDIETAFHSFAGLPHRSQTVAEIGGVRWVNDSKATNVDSAEKALMAFDNIRWIAGGMGKDGGIAALAPLFGHIRKAYLIGHSARDFALQLSDTPHEVVETMEAAVARAAAEAEPGDTVLLAPASASFDQYPNFEKRGEHFTALVQALPR
- a CDS encoding GFA family protein, with the translated sequence MNGRCVCGAVSYRLDQPPLFTHCCHCSWCQRETGSAFAVNALIETAHVHLSGPVEERTIPSASGKGQILVACANCRTTILSHYGGMRRAVAFVRTGTLDDPGAVPPDIHIYVTTRRPWVILPEGVPAMPGYYRASEHWPAAALARRDAMRQAQPSGS
- a CDS encoding putative peptidoglycan glycosyltransferase FtsW, coding for MTEMVYGATPVRVGDPILPRWWRTVDKWALASVLALFALGLLLGLAASVPLAERNNLPAFYYVTRQAAFGGMALGVMLVISMLSPVQVRRLGVLLFIGAFLTVAALPAIGTDFGKGATRWLSLGFASVQPSEFLKPGFIAICGWFMASAQAVGGPPGKLYSFFIAGAVIVMLALQPDFGQASLVLFSWLVMYFVAGAPVVLIAGTVGLAGIGGMFAYANSEHFARRINGFLSNDVDPRTQIGYATNAIQEGGFFGVGVGEGTVKWSLPDAHTDFIIAVAAEEYGFVMVMAIIALYCAIVVRSLWRLLEERDPFARIAGTGLACAFGVQALINMGVAVRLLPAKGMTLPFVSYGGSSVIASGITLGMLLALTRTRPQNALADVLGRPGR
- the murG gene encoding undecaprenyldiphospho-muramoylpentapeptide beta-N-acetylglucosaminyltransferase — its product is MSGRLALIAAGGTGGHMFPAQALAERLLAAGWRVKLSTDERGARYAGGFPPEVTREILRSATTARGGLLGKLSAPLRIGQGLAGAVRVMRRDRPAVVVGFGGYPTIPAMGAALALGLPRMIHEQNGIMGRVNRIFARRVDRVACGTWPTDLPKGVRGLHVGNPVRQAVLDRAGAPYQPPGDGALKLLVIGGSQGARVLSQTVPAAVAALPDELRARLQVSHQARAEDAGRVTRAYADAGIRAEVQPFFTDVPERLAACQLVVSRAGASSIADITVIGRPAILIPYAAAAGDHQTANARALAETGAAVVLPESVLDADSLTRDLRAILTDASRARRMAEAALSLGRPDAAARLHDLVTELTP
- the murC gene encoding UDP-N-acetylmuramate--L-alanine ligase; amino-acid sequence: MNAATKLPGELGRIHFVGIGGIGMSGIAEVLMTLGYTVQGSDAKRSKITDRLEKLGATVFEGQRAENIGDAGVVVISTAIRKGNPELEEARRRGLPVVRRAEMLAELMRLKSNIAIAGTHGKTTTTTMVATLLDAGGLDPTVINGGVIHAYGSNARAGAGEWMVVEADESDGSFNRLPATIAIVTNIDPEHMEHWGSFDALRKGFTDFVSNIPFYGLAVCCTDHPEVQSLVGRVTDRRVVTFGFNAQADVRAVNLRYEDGIAHFDVALQGERDETGEVPMIEGCTLPMPGDHNVSNALSAIAVARHLGLKRAQIRDALAAFAGVGRRFTKVGEVNGVTIIDDYGHHPVEIAAVLKAARQATKGRVIAVHQPHRYSRLSSLFDDFCTCFNEADVVAIAEVYSAGEDPIPGASRDDLVAGLIAHGHRHARAVMDESDLERLVREQARPGDMVVCLGAGTISAWANGLPERLTLKAA
- the betC gene encoding choline-sulfatase, producing the protein MSRPNILILMADQLSGTWFPDGPAPFLHAPNLRALAERSTRFANAYTASPLCAPARAAFMSGELPRRTRVYDNAAEFASDIPTYAHHLRRAGWHTCLSGKMHFVGPDQMHGFEERLTTDIYPADFGWTPDYRRPGERIDWWYHNMGSITGAGVAEITNQYEYDDEVAYNTCRKLYDLSRGGNPRPWCLTVSFTHPHDPFVARRRYWDLYEGAPELEPPAPISYEAQDPHSRRILDACDWRKYDITPEQVRRARQGYFANISYIDDKIGEILGVLRDTRQEAIIVVLSDHGEMLGERGLWFKMNLFEPSARVPLMIAAPGMPAGRVDTPVSTIDVLPTLGELAGISLDKIAPWTDGQSLVAVASGAAAQPVLMEYAAEASVSPIVGIREGRWKYTRCLADPEQLFNLDADPDERANLAADPAHAGTLARLRARAEAQWDLAAYDAEVRQSQARRLIVYEALRNGAYFPWDYQPLMDASERYMRNHMNLDILEESKRFPRGE